Proteins from a genomic interval of Liolophura sinensis isolate JHLJ2023 chromosome 3, CUHK_Ljap_v2, whole genome shotgun sequence:
- the LOC135463998 gene encoding uncharacterized protein LOC135463998 produces MFMIKICVVLGFFTTQGLSAASPEGPCGSALGMENGGLTDRQLSSTNPASPAQEARLNTGGGWVGKDDQSQYITVEMTSTKRISAIALQGHGSSNNYTKTFRLYYSLDGLVWRGYSNRQVNSRGSEAEELRGSNRRRPVVKVTLTPFEARYIAVNPQTWRGSPALRFEIYGCDSMTPVARKPTQITDDIQRSTVWRAEESPYVIGREIRVKPSAFLVIHACVDVVFTSQEAGLLVNGVLKAEGTSERRVRFSSSQIPVESSDYGWQGVRADSGEIQLSYADVLQARTGVTAPAGRVTLKSSCISLCGTGVNIVNGAQQQTWFSLSETSVDKCGYGVQVSGTPMLSRVQITKTNITRSTFVGLEIRDYVDFSITSSAISQNSLHGVVMDSSYTTRLRFEEVVVSHNGGHGLALNMRGNFIPQKYVVIKKSRFVSNNLDGVNLRGEFGQQAEAWNILENSFETNNKSGLNVSLDASSSDARALFVRDNIFSGHMTSNIPLSIVILGNFRSTGSYDIERNKFFNNINGMFLKLDSQPENYVTKLSRNSFRRILSGPAIDVDADGSQILRNTFTDCESEEVVKIRRGQRNVMHNNTFNNPDAQYDISLGVPFQLHRKINASFNYWGDRQSSHVRSRVQDFYANPDLIIAIVSPFFTSSSLTEISTGTGDRYYVDAYGFAGGQLTRNLTVKRGRLFRVGRTIHIHPSVTMTIEPGAKLLFRKLAGIYVEGVLRVLGSSSQTVSLLPAEPSLYPQWSGIRLYKADVSIRFSKISSAVACIQFTDSLPVKVLLTNVTCIHSNTGMSGQISGETTISLHNSKFTNIRGHGLYFSLGESLNFDLTMTSSELSRCQKGALTLEDTGMSFKHVSTNFRKLFLRDNGRGMFFYTYTNVKLRFFLSDSVIERQRGFSVNLDSRVVKMSISRTRFIKNQNGLYVSMRGSEDCEDKIRIADNEFSNSVQSQELQIYSYRGNGRCQLLVSRNFFQRTESQPFGALYILSNWFTRISVRNNHFHGIAGTAIDLNAESEAQSVVVYNNTITQCKQALLIKSNEVQVEVTHNSLIQNYGSDIVDLEPVFTTPSAGQLKFSQNSLENNGNGTILVLRTSSVSVHYNVFANPASQFNVKMACADCWGQEINATMNYWDAVASRDISRKLHDKRSDSSLPKISFTPYMRDRRLQTIYSASAKFVTENRMLGGIVGGNVTLDASQSPYTVVSSVVIGPNDVLILEAGVTLLFYTNMAITVEGILIVNGQETQPVVLKPFITGSRWSGVEIIQTAEKANASLLHHLVLKATEYGLSVKGELPRINHVTSSGSTHSGMSVELADSPKHSVPRNLNMSYNAGPGITVKMNGASRSKFLISACSLTNNLHGLSVIEGGDFTISRCTISHNSHSGIHVSDFYEGAMLIQGSEFERNQVHAILSVASHQNPRSGDHVMFQLLDNIFVDHDLIQNASESRHLVSLQNTAQKSGVWKISNNIFTKNKNMDHLVDITFQNGADSSYHVEISNSSFLDNEASVLSFKQSDTSASDFRLYGNHFRHNIAGSNVSVVSLVYHSDQNAKLTVANNTFHRNSARNILFVMLNETNRYSDYGVFEDGKITENIMFDNNARNIVNLAAYGLRFNNNTVSNPRAKCELFVPEFHISRNVLARYTYWGHPNLEAIVERICGFDMDMTRAIVDYLPYRRSESWTDVSMVTLDPLSLESVYGGQIVLDTELTDIAKVYPIKRSIYIRDGATLVVPPGLHLRFEENRGIYVAGMTSHP; encoded by the exons GACCATGTGGCAGTGCGCTTGGGATGGAGAATGGTGGCCTTACAGACAGACAGCTCTCTTCCACCAACCCAGCCTCCCCGGCCCAGGAAGCCAGGCTAAACACCGGGG gTGGCTGGGTGGGGAAGGATGACCAGAGCCAGTACATCACCGTTGAAATGACCTCCACAAAAAGGATATCAGCAATTGCCCTTCAAGGTCACGGCAGTTCCAACAACTATACCAAGACATTCCGTCTGTACTACAGCCTGGACGGCCTGGTTTGGAGAGGCTATTCTAACCGCCAAGTTAACAGCAGGGGGAGTGAAGCGGAAGAGCTAAGGGGAAGCAACAGGAGGAGACCAGTTGTCAAAGTGACCTTGACCCCATTTGAG GCTCGTTACATTGCGGTAAATCCCCAGACATGGAGAGGCAGCCCAGCCCTCAGGTTTGAGATTTACGGCTGCGACTCCATGACCCCTGTTGCCAGAAAACCCACACAGATAACTGATGACATCCAG cgAAGCACTGTGTGGAGAGCAGAGGAAAGCCCTTATGTGATTGGTCGAGAGATCCGCGTAAAACCATCTGCTTTTCTGGTCATTCATGCTTGTGTTGATGTTGTCTTTACATCACAGGAAGCAGGGCTCCTTGTTAATG GGGTGTTGAAGGCTGAGGGGACCTCTGAAAGGAGAGTGAGGTTTTCGTCCTCACAGATTCCGGTGGAAAGTTCAGACTATGGCTGGCAGGGCGTACGAGCTGACTCAGGAg aaatacaaCTCTCCTATGCAGATGTTCTCCAGGCTAGAACAGGGGTGACTGCACCTGCAGGGAGAGTGACCTTGAAATCCAGCTGTATCAGTTTGTGTGGCACAGGTGTAAACATCGTGAATGGTGCACAGCAACAAACATGGTTTTCGCTCAGTGAAACATCAGTAGATAAGTGTGGGTATGGCGTTCAAGTGTCGGGCACCCCAATGTTAAGCCGTGTTCAAATCACGAAGACGAATATCACAAGAAGTACGTTTGTTGGCTTGGAGATCCGTGATTATGTGGATTTCAGCATAACGAGCAGTGCGATATCCCAGAATTCCTTGCACGGTGTTGTCATGGATTCATCTTACACAACTCGATTAAGGTTTGAAGAAGTGGTGGTTTCGCATAATGGAGGACACGGTTTGGCGCTGAATATGCGCGGTAACTTCATACCTCAGAAGTATGTCGTAATAAAAAAGTCCAGATTTGTGTCCAATAATTTGGATGGTGTCAACCTCAGAGGAGAATTTGGACAGCAGGCAGAGGCATGGAATATTTTGGAGAACTCGTTTGAGACGAACAACAAATCGGGCCTCAACGTGAGCCTTGATGCTAGTTCCTCAGATGCTAGGGCGCTTTTTGTTCGAGACAACATTTTCTCAGGTCACATGACTTCTAACATTCCATTGAGCATCGTCATTTTGGGAAATTTTCGCTCCACTGGATCGTACGATATTGAACgaaataaatttttcaacaacatCAACGGAATGTTTTTGAAGTTAGATTCTCAACCTGAAAACTATGTCACAAAACTTTCCCGCAATTCCTTTCGGCGCATCTTGTCGGGGCCTGCTATAGATGTGGATGCTGATGGATCGCAGATTTTGCGCAACACATTCACAGACTGCGAGTCTGAGGAAGTGGTAAAGATTCGACGTGGCCAGCGAAACGTCATGCACAACAACACCTTCAACAATCCTGATGCCCAGTACGATATTTCTTTGGGCGTTCCATTCCAGCTCCATCGTAAAATAAACGCATCATTCAATTACTGGGGTGATCGCCAGAGCAGCCATGTGCGATCTCGCGTCCAGGATTTCTACGCAAACCCTGACCTCATTATTGCAATTGTATCCCCGTTCTTCACTTCGAGCAGTCTCACTGAGATTTCCACAGGAACTGGTGACAGGTATTACGTGGATGCGTACGGATTTGCCGGAGGACAGCTGACAAGAAACCTGACAGTGAAGCGAGGCAGACTGTTCCGTGTGGGGAGGACCATTCATATACACCCCAGCGTTACCATGACGATAGAACCAGGGGCCAAACTGCTGTTCAGGAAGCTGGCTGGGATTTACGTTGAGG GTGTGTTACGTGTGTTAGGCAGCAGTAGTCAGACAGTTTCATTGTTACCTGCAGAACCCTCATTATACCCTCAGTGGTCAGGTATAAGACTCTACAAAGCAG atgtTTCGATTCGTTTTTCAAAGATCTCCAGTGCTGTAGCCTGCATTCAGTTTACGGACTCACTTCCTGTAAAAGTGCTGCTGACCAATGTCACCTGTATCCATAGCAACACAGGTATGTCTGGACAAATTAGCGGAGAGACAACGATCTCGCTGCACAACAGCAAATTCACCAACATTCGCGGCCACGGACTGTATTTCTCTCTGGGAGAAAGCCTGAACTTTGATCTCACCATGACCTCGTCCGAGCTCAGTCGATGCCAAAAAGGAGCTTTGACCTTGGAAGACACGGGAATGTCCTTCAAACATGTCAGCACAAACTTCAGGAAGTTATTTCTACGAGACAACGGTCGAGGGATGTTTTTTTACACGTACACCAATGTGAAGCTACGGTTCTTTCTGTCTGACTCTGTCATAGAACGACAACGAGGCTTCTCAGTTAACCTTGATTCTCGAGTCGTGAAAATGTCAATTTCCAGAACAAGGtttatcaaaaatcaaaatggcCTCTACGTGTCCATGCGAGGCAGCGAAGACTGTGAGGACAAAATCAGAATCGCTGATAACGAATTTAGTAATTCGGTTCAAAGCCAGGAATTGCAGATATACAGTTATCGTGGCAACGGCCGGTGTCAGTTGTTGGTTTCACgaaacttttttcagagaaCAGAATCTCAGCCTTTCGGGGCGTTGTATATATTGTCGAATTGGTTCACACGTATTAGTGTTCGAAACAACCACTTCCATGGAATAGCGGGAACGGCCATTGATTTGAACGCTGAAAGTGAAGCGCAGTCTGTTGTTGTTTACAATAACACCATCACGCAGTGCAAACAAGCGCTCCTCATCAAATCAAACGAAGTCCAAGTGGAAGTTACCCACAATTCCCTGATTCAGAATTACGGCAGTGATATTGTGGATTTAGAGCCCGTGTTCACTACACCTTCTGCAGGACAACTTAAATTCTCTCAAAATTCACTGGAAAACAACGGCAATGGCACCATCCTGGTTCTAAGAACATCCTCCGTTTCAGTTCACTACAACGTTTTTGCCAACCCTGCTTCGCAGTTTAACGTGAAAATGGCCTGCGCTGACTGCTGGGGCCAGGAGATCAATGCCACCATGAACTACTGGGATGCCGTGGCCTCACGAGACATCTCGAGGAAGTTACATGACAAGCGATCAGACAGCAGCCTCCCCAAGATATCCTTCACCCCTTACATGCGCGATCGGCGCCTGCAGACGATTTATTCAGCGTCAGCCAAGTTCGTCACGGAGAACAGGATGTTGGGAGGGATTGTGGGAGGAAATGTGACGTTGGATGCCAGCCAAAGCCCTTACACGGTTGTGTCGAGCGTTGTGATTGGTCCAAATGATGTCCTAATCTTGGAGGCCGGCGTGACGTTGCTGTTTTACACAAACATGGCCATTACAGTTGAAG GAATCTTGATTGTGAATGGGCAGGAGACGCAGCCTGTGGTGCTCAAACCGTTCATCACCGGCAGCAGATGGAGTGGGGTGGAGATCATCCAGACTGCAG AAAAAGCGAATGCCTCCCTCTTGCATCACTTGGTTTTGAAGGCTACAGAATACGGGCTGTCTGTTAAAGGAGAGTTGCCCAGGATAAACCATGTGACCTCCTCTGGCTCCACCCACTCCGGCATGAGCGTGGAATTAGCTGACAGTCCAAAGCATAGCGTTCCAAGAAATCTCAACATGTCTTATAACGCTGGCCCGGGCATCACCGTGAAAATGAACGGAGCTTCCAGGTCCAAGTTTCTAATTTCTGCTTGTTCTTTGACCAATAACCTGCATGGTTTATCAGTGATAGAAGGCGGAGACTTCACCATATCACGCTGCACCATTTCCCATAATTCCCACAGCGGCATTCATGTTTCAGACTTTTATGAAGGTGCCATGTTAATTCAAGGTTCAGAGTTCGAAAGGAATCAAGTTCATGCCATTTTGTCCGTGGCAAGCCATCAGAACCCGCGTTCTGGAGACCATGTCATGTTTCAGTTGCTGGACAATATTTTTGTTGATCATGATTTGATCCAGAACGCGTCAGAATCAAGACATCTTGTGTCCCTGCAGAACACAGCGCAAAAATCTGGCGTCTGGAAAATCTCCAATAACATCttcactaaaaataaaaacatggacCATCTGGTGGATATTACGTTTCAAAATGGAGCAGACAGCAGCTACCATGTGGAAATCAGCAATTCCTCTTTCTTGGATAATGAGGCAAGCGTTCTTTCCTTCAAACAGTCGGACACCTCGGCTTCAGATTTTCGTCTCTATGGCAACCATTTTAGACACAATATCGCAGGATCAAATGTCAGCGTAGTTAGCTTAGTTTATCATTCTGACCAAAACGCCAAGTTAACCGTAGCAAATAACACTTTCCACAGAAATTCTgccagaaacattttgtttgtcatgTTGAATGAAACAAACAGGTATTCAGATTACGGTGTTTTTGAGGACGGAAAAATTACAGAGAACATCATGTTTGACAACAATGCACGGAACATCGTGAACCTGGCTGCGTATGGCTTGCgcttcaacaacaacaccgtTAGCAACCCGCGTGCAAAGTGTGAATTATTTGTCCCCGAGTTTCACATTTCGAGGAACGTCCTAGCCAGATACACCTACTGGGGTCATCCAAACTTAGAGGCCATCGTGGAGCGAATCTGCGGCTTTGACATGGACATGACTCGAGCCATCgtggattatctcccttatcGCAGATCTGAATCCTGGACagatgtttccatggtaacgCTGGATCCCTTGTCCTTAGAGTCGGTGTATGGTGGGCAGATAGTACTGGACACGGAGCTCACAGACATTGCTAAAGTGTACCCCATCAAGAGATCTATCTATATACG